The Anomalospiza imberbis isolate Cuckoo-Finch-1a 21T00152 chromosome 7, ASM3175350v1, whole genome shotgun sequence genome has a window encoding:
- the TSN gene encoding translin, with protein MSVSEMFAALQGALGQDQDIREEIRKVVQALEQTAREILTLLQGVHQGPGFQHIPKKCQKAREHFGTVRTQMESLKTKFPADQYYRFHEHWRFVLQRLVFLAAFVVYLESETLVTREAVAEILGIEADRERGFHLDIEDYLSGVLTLASELARLAVNSVTAGDYSRPLRISTFINELDSGFRLLNLKNDSLRKRYDGLKYDVKKIEEVVYDLSIRGLNKEATVGAGGEK; from the exons ATGTCGGTGAGCGAGATGTTCGCGGCGCTGCAGGGAGCGCTCGGCCAGGACCAGGACATCCGAGAG GAGATCCGGAAGGTGGTGCAGGCGCTGGAGCAGACGGCGCGGGAGATCCTGACGCTGCTGCAGGGCGTGCACCAGGGGCCCGGCTTCCAGCACA TTCCAAAGAAGTGTCAGAAGGCTCGTGAGCACTTTGGTACAGTGAGGACACAGATGGAGTCTCTGAAGACCAAGTTTCCTGCTGATCAGTATTACAG GTTTCACGAGCACTGGAGGTTTGTGCTGCAGCGGCTGGTGTTCCTGGCAGCATTCGTAGTCTACTTGGAGTCAGAAACATTAGTGACCCGAGAAGCTGTTGCAGAAATACTTGGGA TTGAAGCTGATCGAGAACGGGGCTTTCACCTGGACATTGAAGATTATCTTTCTGGTGTATTAACTCTGGCCAGTGAGCTG gccaggctggcagtgaaCAGTGTCACAGCTGGGGACTATTCTCGCCCTCTCCGCATCTCAACCTTTATCAACGAGCTGGATTCTGGCTTCCGCCTCCTCAACCTGAAGAACGACTCCCTGAGGAAACGCTACGATGGCCTGAAATACGACGTCAAGAAAATTGAGGAAGTGGTTTACGACTTGTCGATCAGAGGACTCAATAAGGAGGCAACAGTTGGTGCAGGAGGGGAGAAGTGA
- the NIFK gene encoding LOW QUALITY PROTEIN: MKI67 FHA domain-interacting nucleolar phosphoprotein (The sequence of the model RefSeq protein was modified relative to this genomic sequence to represent the inferred CDS: inserted 1 base in 1 codon) gives MAAGEAMAAEVPASAPAVRAAPLLALEPRLQRQFQQKVQRARTKRTAKEELTPGVVFVGHLPRGLCEPQLREYFGQFGTVTRLRLSRSKKTGASKGYAFMEFESDDVAKIVADTMNNYLFSERLLKCQFMPPEKVHENLFKDCDKIFRKPSRPAVRRYNRIRSLVEKARMTKRLLRKERLLRKKLAEKGLEYDFPGFAAQPLSKKRKKVKTSKKSKLNVSLSSQDPTPVCTPAVLERRKAAQMDDDAEDDEVTFRLPSASVQNTVQRPKKQPRXKAKPEETETDLKFLWLYPYYSQLKKLLRWSFYWVCCPGLVHPA, from the exons ATGGCGGCGGGGGAAGCCATGGCGGCGGAGGTGCCCGCGTCTGCCCCGGCTGTGAGGGCGGCGCCGCTTCTGGCGCTGGAGCCGCGGCTGCAGCGCCAGTTCCAGCAGAAGGTGCAGCGGGCCCGCACCAAGCGGACGGCCAAG gaggagctgacgCCGGGCGTGGTGTTCGTGGGGCATCTCCCGCGGGGCCTCTGCGAGCCGCAGCTCCGCGAGTACTTCGGGCAGTTCGGGACGGTGACGCGGCTGCGGCTCTCCAGGAGTAAGAAG ACTGGAGCCAGCAAAGGCTATGCATTTATGGAGTTTGAGTCTGATGATGTGGCCAAGATTGTTGCAGACACAATGAATAACTACCTGTTTTCTGAGAGACTGCTGAAGT GTCAGTTCATGCCTCCTGAAAAGGTCCATGAAAATCTCTTCAAAGACTGTGACAAGATCTTCCGGAAGCCTTCTCGGCCGGCCGTCCGGCGCTACAACAGGATCCGCTCCCTGGTGGAGAAGGCCAGGATGACCAAGCGCCTGCTGCGGAAGGAGAGGCTGTTACGGAAGAAGCTGGCTGAAAAGGGGCTCGAGTATGACTTCCCAGGATTT GCTGCACAGCCGCTttccaaaaagagaaaaaaagttaaaacatCCAAGAAATCAAAACTGAACGTTTCTTTGAGCAGTCAG GATCCTACTCCAGTCTGCACTCCAGCAGTGCTCGAGCGCCGGAAAGCTGCTCAGATGGATGATGATGCAGAGGACGACGAAGTCACTTTCAGGCTTCCCTCTGCCAGCGTTCAGAACACTGTGCAGAGACCAAAGAAGCAGCCAA CAAAGGCCAAGCctgaagaaacagaaacagaCTTAAAATTTTTGTGGCTGTACCCATATTATTCTCAACTTAAAAAACTATTGAGGTGGAGCTTCTACTGGGTCTGCTGCCCTGGCTTGGTTCATCCTGCCTAG